The genomic window CAACAAACTACTGTAGTTCAGAGCAGATTCTGGTTTACTAAAGACAGGTATGAACCTGTAGATGTGAGAACAGACCCAGACTACTCAGGTCGTGTTGAGTATCTTTTTCATGAGAacgtctgcactctgagaatcaaaaacctgacagagagagactcagctGTTTACAAGTTCATGTTCACAACAAACCAACCAGGAGGAAGTTTAACTGGTGATGAAGGAGTCACTTTGTCCATCACAGGTAACATTctcattttaagtattttcttcattttcagagTTAATACTACTGTgaatctttttgtgtttgtttattttaatgttctaACTTTCTTCACATGTTCAGACCTTCAGGTGCAGGTGGAAACAAAAGGGAATCAGGCAGAGCTGAAGTGTTACAGCAGCTGTAATGTGGCTGATAATCCTTCATATGTCTGGtacagaaatggaaaaaaaatgactgcagAGACGTCTTCTATTAGAGTCTCTGTTCATGAGAATAACAAGTATTCCTGCTCTGTTAAAGGACGAGAGGATTACCGCTCTCCTGAAGTCTGTAAGTTTACTCCAcagtgtttgactttttataaCCTGTTaactcttcctcattttaacaTTCAAAAAGTTTGACCTGACATTGATtttcaaactaaatgaaaagtgttttctcctccagatgctccaaagcttccctctgtgtcagtgagtccctctgctgagatagtggagggcagttcagtgactctgacctgtagcagtgatgctaacccagcagctacTTTTAAATGGTACAAGAGAAATCAGACCCCTCAATACCTTCATGAAGGAGCACAGCTGGTCTTCAACTACATTCAACCCTCGGCCTCTGGAGAGTATTACTGTAAATCTGAGAACAAGCTGGGGAGGAAGAGGTCTGGATACGTCTCTAtcaatgtgaaatgtgagtgaaacagcagaaatgttctTGAAGATATTATGTGTAAAGAAGAAACTCTCAcctacaaataaacacactacTATAGTCTCTTTGACAGATTCAAGTTAAAGGACCAGTGTGTGAGATTTAATCAGGACTTTAATGtgatgatttaaaatatttttacttgagtttaattactttaaaagtTTGTAATGTTAATGATTGTTTATGTCTGCACTTCACAAAGTTCACAATGCTTCACATGTTTCTATAATAAACCAGAAGACTCAGAACAAACGGCTGCTTTAGAGCGGGCCTTCAGTCTACTGAAGCCGGGCGACTCTGAGCCATTTCAGGATGATTTCATTAAAACCTTTGAGTCGACTGATTTTTCATTCTGCCTGATCTCCCGTTGTTAGTTGTGCAGTGTACACTGAGGCTCGACAGCCTATCATTGTCTGATCAGCTGCTTCAGACTGGTCGGATGATTTCTGGCacgtttgatattttggttgtACGACTGCCCACACTCACATCGCAGAGCCATGCGCAGATCCCACGACTTCAGGACTTTTCCCCCCTGATTGTGtctgcacaaactgacagaaaacatcctaaatcaccatggcaacagaggaCACGCCTGTTTAATCCAAAAGAAACGatggcaggaaatatctgcagacctccagctgagagGGAATACTTCTTATTATTTagctgctagttagcttgtgtgtgtgtgtgtgtgtgtgtgagtgagtgagtgagtgagtgagtgtgtgtgtgtgtgtgtgtggttgtgtgtgtgtgtgtgtgtttgtgtgtgtgtgtgtgtttgtgtgtgattgtgtggttgtgtgtgtgtgtgtgtgtgtgtgagaaagtgttttttggccatgtgtgtatttgagtcGTGCATATGAGACAGATCTATTGATGATGGTGAATGCTCtgtcctgatttcactcgtacagtgtgagttTGAATTTCAAACAATCGTACAGAGTACGCTGAGCTTTAATGATTGTTGTAAACTCTGCAGGTGAAGAGGGGAACATCGAGGGAGGGGTTGTCAGCTGGTTTCAATCTGCACCCTCAGCACTTTATTCCACTTAATTCTTCTTTGGTCACTTCAGctatatttttattcttctctccTCAAGATGCTCCATCAGTTTGTTCAGCGTCTGTGAGTCCTGCTGGTGAAATCAGAGAGAACAGTAGAGTGACTGTGACCTGTAGctgtgatgctaacccagcaccTGAATACACCTGGTTCAACGTGAACGGTCGTGAACTCAGTAAAGAATCAGAGCTCGTCTTCAGCTCAGTTCAGTCCTCTGACTCTGGAAGGTATTACTGTAAAGCTAAGAATGATCTGGGAGAGAGGACATCTGGATACGTCaaagttgaagtgaaatgtgagtgaaaaacattttctttgaaaagcAACATTGAGCTGATTTCTCATTTGAAGGTTTAATTTGCTGATCATATCTGCTTCCTCTAGCTCTACTTCACACTCACAGTCTGCAGCTAAAGCCCACTGAGCACTGACAACTAATGGTTAAAAGACACAtctttaatttgaatttaaatgttgaatatagCTGGAGTAGAGCGTTAGTTATATAATACATGTTAGCAGTGTGAGATTGTCTGTACCAACGTCTCCTCACAGCACGTGACCGAGTGAGCGTCTGAAGAGTTTCTTAAATTTGTTCCAAAGAAAAACCTTCGACTGATTTGTGACGTGTTCTTAAACAACAGAACTGTTCACACCTCATcgctcaacagagcttgttagcttattTTGCAAAGTGGAGATAGTGATGCATTGATCATTTCTATGATTGAcatgttgagctttgacttttGATAACATGGAGGCAAAACTTTATTCTGCTCTCCTCCATCAAAGGCTCGTATTAAAGCAACACTGTTCTGTTtgttcaccttcaaaataaaagcactagatgtcatactgtttacaaaagaaaactgaaattcacagagcagagaaataaacatttaatggaTCCAGTGTGGACAAGAAGCGTTCAATGCTTCGTCATGCGACATCATATCTAACATCTGATGCTGTGAGGAGCATCGATGGGAGCTGGAAAACAACACTCCTGAATGTATTACACACCACCACCCAAaagggggcagcagagggatGCGTCCCTAAaactgagacacaaagagagagtcATCAGTAGTTTTGTCTTAGTGAGAATAGATTGTTTGAATTGATCcacttgttttaatgtgcttCATGTTCTTATACTCAGTGTTTTTATGAGATGTCTTGACTGTGATTGTAGCTGCTGGAACAGAGTCACTTAAAGGAATCATTAATTATCTATATATTGAAACAGGCTCATTCTTATCCCCTTTTCTGTTCATGTGACATGTCTCTaatattatttcagttttttcatcttgacaattcaaacattttaatgttgaggagaacttaaaacagatgttttctcctccagatgctccaaagcttccctctgtgtcagtgagtccctctgctgagatagtggagggcagttcagtgactctgacctgtagcagtgatgctaacccagcagctaaaTACACCTGGTTCAAGGAGGATGAAGACTCACCAACAGCTTCAGGACAGATCTTCACCATCTGTAACTTCAGTGCTGATCACAGTGGGAGATATTACTGTGAAGCTCAGAACACAAGAGGACGTCATAACTCCACCTTACATCTGATTGTTGTGGCAGGTAAGTTATTAACACTCACCTGCACACAAACCTGTTTACTGCACCAGACCAGATTCACCTATTAGAAAGTAGAAAGtagtacaaaaaagaaaattcataGAGGAACCTCCATCCTGTCAGAGTTTGACTGAATGATGAACAGAGGGTATCACAAAGTAGAAATGAAATGCTTCAATCTAATCCTACCAGTAAAGAGTCTCACATATCTATCTTTAATTCTCAGGGAACTCAACATTCATAATACATATCATCCAGTGGACTCTGCTGctcttgatgttgatttctctgCTTCTCGTGACTCTGTGGACGAGGTAAACACCATACAAATTTGTCTTTCAGCACACatctcttgttttcttcttgaacttattttgtatatttgatGTTCACCATGttcatttttggatttgttgttttttgacttaatccagaaagaagaaaactctGAGCTCCACCACTGAACCAAATGAACCTGCAGAGATGATCgaggtgagagagaaagagagtccTTACTTATCAATCTTTTCCTACATCACTGTAAAACCTGATGAAACATATTTCTGATCAAATCTTATCGTCTGTCATCAGGTGGATGTTGTGTATGAGAACGTGTCAGCCGTCACTacagcacagacagaagacaCAAAGGAGCAGGAACACATGCTGTGAAGTCCAGTCAGGTTAGAGCCTCCTGCTCTGAATCAAACAGGCCCACttcacattcagagtcacaGTTACAACTATAACTTTagtttgatgtgattttctCCAGATGCAGGACTCACTGTGGAGAGCGAGGCTGTGGA from Labrus bergylta chromosome 1, fLabBer1.1, whole genome shotgun sequence includes these protein-coding regions:
- the LOC114918259 gene encoding B-cell receptor CD22-like, with translation MDESSSVQETDIEGEAGDVMFEVVKGEDTWRVTHSSAQICAVKGSTVEIPCTYTYPSTLRQQTTVVQSRFWFTKDRYEPVDVRTDPDYSGRVEYLFHENVCTLRIKNLTERDSAVYKFMFTTNQPGGSLTGDEGVTLSITDLQVQVETKGNQAELKCYSSCNVADNPSYVWYRNGKKMTAETSSIRVSVHENNKYSCSVKGREDYRSPEVYAPKLPSVSVSPSAEIVEGSSVTLTCSSDANPAATFKWYKRNQTPQYLHEGAQLVFNYIQPSASGEYYCKSENKLGRKRSGYVSINVKYAPSVCSASVSPAGEIRENSRVTVTCSCDANPAPEYTWFNVNGRELSKESELVFSSVQSSDSGRYYCKAKNDLGERTSGYVKVEVKYAPKLPSVSVSPSAEIVEGSSVTLTCSSDANPAAKYTWFKEDEDSPTASGQIFTICNFSADHSGRYYCEAQNTRGRHNSTLHLIVVAGNSTFIIHIIQWTLLLLMLISLLLVTLWTRKKKTLSSTTEPNEPAEMIEVDVVYENVSAVTTAQTEDTKEQEHML